Proteins encoded within one genomic window of Gambusia affinis linkage group LG23, SWU_Gaff_1.0, whole genome shotgun sequence:
- the grip1 gene encoding glutamate receptor-interacting protein 1 isoform X1, with the protein MERFLALLRLLSRRRRGRRYRADDDYQEGYEDVYYYTSKYNTHLLNEGPYTKHSAGSRPPDGALAIRRQSIPDEFRGCTVVELMKKEGTTLGLTVSGGIDKDGKPRVSNLRQGGIAARSDQLNVGDYIRSVNGINLAKFRHDEIISLLKNVGERVVLEVEYELPPVSVQGSGVIFKNVEVTLHKEGNSFGFVIRGGTHEDRNKTRPIVITTIRPGGPAEREGTIKPGDRLLSIDGIRLHGSTLSEAMSILKQCGQEATLLIEYDVSVMDSVATASGPLLVEVAKAAGSSLGVALSTSMFCSKQVIIIDKVKPASIADRCGALHAGDHILSVDGKSMEFCSLAEATQLLSASCQTVRMEILPQHQARPALNAPQHVKVQRSPRPLPWETGGSAPILPPYHYNTYHPDQSGVRSHNRHANNPPLSHSFSPGSMSAYSLSSLNMSTLPRNMYPTSPRSTMMRRKAKKKDFKSSLSLASSTVGLAGQVVHTETTEVTLLGDGIMGFGLQLQGGVFATETLSSPPLIAYIDPDSPAERCGILQIGDRILSINGVPTEDSTLEETNQLLRDSSITAQLTLEIEFDVAESVIPSSGTFHVKLPKKPGVELGITISSPSNRKPGDPLIISDIKKGSVAHRTGTLELGDKLLAIDNIRVENCSMEEAVQILQQCEELVKLKIRKDEDNSDEQEVSGSIIYTVELQRYGGPLGITISGTEEPFDPIIISSLSKGGLAERTGAIHVGDRILAINSSSLKGKPLSEAISLLQQAGETVTLKIKKQGELSSPKTCVIGPGLGVGLNLDGQDGEEEPVITVVPPTNQRAFSTLPSVDSAVDSWDGSNMDSSFSTTAPPFQSYSFHEWRGVKTTNSQSSARQRANPLSDLGLSDDDWDRPPLGGGSNLPSGKITDSRFSVGHDGTEPDQEENFWSQALEDLETCGQSGILRELEDSGNETGLLTLATIMSGSTLSLNHDPTPLRSTLGRQSSFQERNSSKPQVNPRSNTLPSDPQRRAFAMKKMRQEVNDILNQNPVELHKLTLDKTSDLEDFGFSVSDGLLDRGVYVNNIRPGGPAERGGLRAYDRILQINHVRTRDFDCCLVVPLIAESPNRLELVISRNPSSSSSAAPLANHNDVANNRHSPQPISAELGPTEISVEQVEDCGPIKWNQPGDVLGVGQVTNSSL; encoded by the exons gaGCGACCAGCTGAATGTGGGCGACTACATCCGCTCGGTCAACGGCATCAACCTGGCCAAGTTCAGACACGACGAGATCATCAGCCTGCTGAAGAACGTCGGGGAGCGCGTGGTGCTGGAGGTCGAGTACGAGCTGCCGCCCGTCT ccgtgcaggggtcaggggtcatttttaaaaatgtggaagtGACGCTTCACAAAGAAGGGAACAGCTTCGGCTTCGTCATCAGAG GAGGAACGCATGAGGACAGGAATAAGACCCGCCCCATCGTCATAACAACCATTCGGCCGGGCGGACCCGCCGAAAG AGAAGGAACGATCAAGCCGGGCGATCGGTTGCTAAGCATCGATGGGATTCGTCTCCATGGCAGCACGCTGTCGGAGGCCATGAGCATCCTGAAGCAGTGCGGCCAGGAGGCCACGCTACTGATCGAGTACGACGTGTCGGTGATGG ACTCAGTTGCCACGGCGTCGGGGCCCCTGCTGGTTGAGGTTGCCAAGGCGGCGGGATCCAGCCTGGGCGTGGCTCTGTCCACCTCCATGTTCTGCAGCAAGCAGGTCATCATCATCGACAAAGTCAAACCAGCCAGCATAGCAGACAG GTGTGGCGCGCTTCATGCCGGGGATCACATCCTGTCTGTCGACGGGAAGTCGATGGAGTTCTGTTCTCTGGCTGAAGCCACTCAGCTTCTCTCTGCTTCCTGTCAAACCGTCCGCATGGAGATTCTGCCACAACACCAGGCCCGACCGGCCCTGAACGCACCGCAGCACG TCAAGGTGCAGCGTAGTCCCCGCCCCCTTCCCTGGGAAACTGGAGGCTCCGCCCCCATCCTCCCTCCCTACCACTACAACACCTACCACCCCGACCAATCAGGCGTCAGATCCCACAACCGCCATGCAAACAACCCTC ctctgagccACTCGTTCTCTCCCGGCTCCATGTCGGCCTACAGCCTGTCGTCCCTCAACATGAGCACTCTGCCCAGGAACATGTATCCCACGAGTCCGCGCAGCACCATGATGAGGAGGAAGGCCAAGAAGAAGGACTTCAAAAGCTCCT TGTCTCTGGCCTCCAGCACGGTCGGCCTCGCCGGTCAGGTGGTCCACACGGAAACCACAGAGGTCACGTTGCTAGGCGACGGCATCATGGGGTTTGGCCTGCAGCTCCAAGGCGGAGTCTTTGCGACAGAGACGCTGTCGTCCCCGCCGCTCATCGCCTACATTGACCCAGACAGCCCTGCAGAGAG gTGTGGCATCCTGCAGATCGGTGACAGGATCCTGTCGATTAACGGCGTCCCGACCGAAGACTCGACCTTGGAGGAAACCAACCAGCTGCTCAGAGACTCGTCCATCACGGCGCAGCTCACGCTGGAGATCGAGTTTGACGTGGCAG AGTCCGTCATTCCCAGTTCGGGGACGTTCCATGTGAAACTCCCAAAAAAACCAGGAGTGGAGCTGGGAATCACCATCAGCT CTCCGTCCAACAGGAAACCAGGCGACCCTCTGATCATCTCCGACATCAAGAAAGGCAGCGTCGCTCACAG GACGGGAACCTTGGAGCTGGGAGACAAGCTGCTGGCCATCGATAACATCCGGGTGGAGAACTGCTCCATGGAGGAGGCCGTGCAGATCCTCCAGCAGTGCGAGGAACTCGTCAAACTCAAGATCCGCAAAGACGAAGACAACTCTG ATGAGCAGGAAGTGTCCGGCAGTATCATCTACACAGTGGAACTGCAGAGGTACGGTGGCCCGTTAGGAATCACCATCTCAGGCACCGAGGAGCCCTTTGACCCCATCATCATCTCCTCGCTGAGCAAAGGAGGGCTGGCTGAGAG GACGGGGGCGATCCACGTGGGCGACCGCATCCTGGCGATCAACAGCAGCAGCCTGAAGGGGAAGCCGCTGAGCGAAGCCATCAGTCTGCTGCAGCAGGCGGGAGAGACGGTCACTCTGAAGATCAAGAAGCAAGGAGAGC TGTCGAGCCCAAAGACCTGTGTGATTGGTCCTGGCCTGGGGGTGGGGCTTAACCTGGATGGCCAGGATGGGGAGGAGGAGCCTGTCATCACTGTGGTGCCtccgaccaatcagagagcattCAGCACGCTGCCGTCAGTGGACAGCGCTGTGGACTCCTGGGACGGGTCCAACATGGACAGCAGCTTCTCCACCACAG CTCCGCCTTTTCAGTCGTACAGCTTCCATGAGTGGCGCGGCGTCAAGACGACCAACAGCCAATCGTCCGCCAGGCAGAGAGCCAATCCGCTGTCGGATCTGGGACTGAGCGACGACGACTGGGACCGCCCGCCGCTCGGAGG CGGCTCTAATCTGCCCAGCGGAAAAATCACTGACAGCAG GTTCTCCGTGGGTCACGACGGAACCGAACCCGACCAGGAGGAGAACTTCTGGTCTCAGGCGCTGGAGGACTTGGAGACGTGTGGTCAGAGCGGCATCTTACGAGAACTGGAG GATTCTGGAAACGAGACGGGCCTCCTCACTCTG GCAACCATCATGTCCGGCTCCACGCTCAGCCTGAACCATGACCCCACGCCGCTGCGCAGCACGCTGGGTCGCCAGTCCAGCTTCCAGGAGCGAAACAGCTCCAAACCGCAG GTGAACCCGCGATCCAACACCTTGCCCTCTGACCCCCAACGCAGAGCCTTTGCGATGAAAAAGATGAGGCAAGAAGTGAACGACATCCTAAACCAGAACCCTGTGGAACTCCATAAG CTCACCTTGGATAAAACCTCAGACCTGGAGGATTTCGGATTCAGTGTTTCCGACGGACTGTTGGATCGTGGCGTTTATGTAAATAACATCCGACCAGGTGGGCCGGCCGAACGGGGCGGCCTCCGTGCCTATGACCGAATACTACAG ATTAACCACGTCCGGACCAGGGACTTCGACTGCTGCCTCGTCGTTCCTCTCATCGCAGAGTCTCCAAACCGGCTGGAACTGGTCATCAGCCGAaacccctcctcttcctctagCGCCGCCCCGCTGGCCAACCACAACGACGTGGCCAACAACAGGCACTCCCCTCAGCCAATCAGCGCTGAGCTGGGCCCGACAGAGATCTCTGTGGAACAGGTGGAAGACTGCGGTCCGATCAAGTGGAACCAACCGGGAGACGTGTTGGGGGTGGGGCAGGTCACCAACAGCTCCTTATAG
- the grip1 gene encoding glutamate receptor-interacting protein 1 isoform X5: protein MPGWKKNIPACLQPDQEGDEGPYTKHSAGSRPPDGALAIRRQSIPDEFRGCTVVELMKKEGTTLGLTVSGGIDKDGKPRVSNLRQGGIAARSDQLNVGDYIRSVNGINLAKFRHDEIISLLKNVGERVVLEVEYELPPVSVQGSGVIFKNVEVTLHKEGNSFGFVIRGGTHEDRNKTRPIVITTIRPGGPAEREGTIKPGDRLLSIDGIRLHGSTLSEAMSILKQCGQEATLLIEYDVSVMDSVATASGPLLVEVAKAAGSSLGVALSTSMFCSKQVIIIDKVKPASIADRCGALHAGDHILSVDGKSMEFCSLAEATQLLSASCQTVRMEILPQHQARPALNAPQHVKVQRSPRPLPWETGGSAPILPPYHYNTYHPDQSGVRSHNRHANNPPLSHSFSPGSMSAYSLSSLNMSTLPRNMYPTSPRSTMMRRKAKKKDFKSSLSLASSTVGLAGQVVHTETTEVTLLGDGIMGFGLQLQGGVFATETLSSPPLIAYIDPDSPAERCGILQIGDRILSINGVPTEDSTLEETNQLLRDSSITAQLTLEIEFDVAESVIPSSGTFHVKLPKKPGVELGITISSPSNRKPGDPLIISDIKKGSVAHRTGTLELGDKLLAIDNIRVENCSMEEAVQILQQCEELVKLKIRKDEDNSDEQEVSGSIIYTVELQRYGGPLGITISGTEEPFDPIIISSLSKGGLAERTGAIHVGDRILAINSSSLKGKPLSEAISLLQQAGETVTLKIKKQGELSSPKTCVIGPGLGVGLNLDGQDGEEEPVITVVPPTNQRAFSTLPSVDSAVDSWDGSNMDSSFSTTAPPFQSYSFHEWRGVKTTNSQSSARQRANPLSDLGLSDDDWDRPPLGGGSNLPSGKITDSRFSVGHDGTEPDQEENFWSQALEDLETCGQSGILRELEDSGNETGLLTLATIMSGSTLSLNHDPTPLRSTLGRQSSFQERNSSKPQVNPRSNTLPSDPQRRAFAMKKMRQEVNDILNQNPVELHKLTLDKTSDLEDFGFSVSDGLLDRGVYVNNIRPGGPAERGGLRAYDRILQINHVRTRDFDCCLVVPLIAESPNRLELVISRNPSSSSSAAPLANHNDVANNRHSPQPISAELGPTEISVEQVEDCGPIKWNQPGDVLGVGQVTNSSL from the exons gaGCGACCAGCTGAATGTGGGCGACTACATCCGCTCGGTCAACGGCATCAACCTGGCCAAGTTCAGACACGACGAGATCATCAGCCTGCTGAAGAACGTCGGGGAGCGCGTGGTGCTGGAGGTCGAGTACGAGCTGCCGCCCGTCT ccgtgcaggggtcaggggtcatttttaaaaatgtggaagtGACGCTTCACAAAGAAGGGAACAGCTTCGGCTTCGTCATCAGAG GAGGAACGCATGAGGACAGGAATAAGACCCGCCCCATCGTCATAACAACCATTCGGCCGGGCGGACCCGCCGAAAG AGAAGGAACGATCAAGCCGGGCGATCGGTTGCTAAGCATCGATGGGATTCGTCTCCATGGCAGCACGCTGTCGGAGGCCATGAGCATCCTGAAGCAGTGCGGCCAGGAGGCCACGCTACTGATCGAGTACGACGTGTCGGTGATGG ACTCAGTTGCCACGGCGTCGGGGCCCCTGCTGGTTGAGGTTGCCAAGGCGGCGGGATCCAGCCTGGGCGTGGCTCTGTCCACCTCCATGTTCTGCAGCAAGCAGGTCATCATCATCGACAAAGTCAAACCAGCCAGCATAGCAGACAG GTGTGGCGCGCTTCATGCCGGGGATCACATCCTGTCTGTCGACGGGAAGTCGATGGAGTTCTGTTCTCTGGCTGAAGCCACTCAGCTTCTCTCTGCTTCCTGTCAAACCGTCCGCATGGAGATTCTGCCACAACACCAGGCCCGACCGGCCCTGAACGCACCGCAGCACG TCAAGGTGCAGCGTAGTCCCCGCCCCCTTCCCTGGGAAACTGGAGGCTCCGCCCCCATCCTCCCTCCCTACCACTACAACACCTACCACCCCGACCAATCAGGCGTCAGATCCCACAACCGCCATGCAAACAACCCTC ctctgagccACTCGTTCTCTCCCGGCTCCATGTCGGCCTACAGCCTGTCGTCCCTCAACATGAGCACTCTGCCCAGGAACATGTATCCCACGAGTCCGCGCAGCACCATGATGAGGAGGAAGGCCAAGAAGAAGGACTTCAAAAGCTCCT TGTCTCTGGCCTCCAGCACGGTCGGCCTCGCCGGTCAGGTGGTCCACACGGAAACCACAGAGGTCACGTTGCTAGGCGACGGCATCATGGGGTTTGGCCTGCAGCTCCAAGGCGGAGTCTTTGCGACAGAGACGCTGTCGTCCCCGCCGCTCATCGCCTACATTGACCCAGACAGCCCTGCAGAGAG gTGTGGCATCCTGCAGATCGGTGACAGGATCCTGTCGATTAACGGCGTCCCGACCGAAGACTCGACCTTGGAGGAAACCAACCAGCTGCTCAGAGACTCGTCCATCACGGCGCAGCTCACGCTGGAGATCGAGTTTGACGTGGCAG AGTCCGTCATTCCCAGTTCGGGGACGTTCCATGTGAAACTCCCAAAAAAACCAGGAGTGGAGCTGGGAATCACCATCAGCT CTCCGTCCAACAGGAAACCAGGCGACCCTCTGATCATCTCCGACATCAAGAAAGGCAGCGTCGCTCACAG GACGGGAACCTTGGAGCTGGGAGACAAGCTGCTGGCCATCGATAACATCCGGGTGGAGAACTGCTCCATGGAGGAGGCCGTGCAGATCCTCCAGCAGTGCGAGGAACTCGTCAAACTCAAGATCCGCAAAGACGAAGACAACTCTG ATGAGCAGGAAGTGTCCGGCAGTATCATCTACACAGTGGAACTGCAGAGGTACGGTGGCCCGTTAGGAATCACCATCTCAGGCACCGAGGAGCCCTTTGACCCCATCATCATCTCCTCGCTGAGCAAAGGAGGGCTGGCTGAGAG GACGGGGGCGATCCACGTGGGCGACCGCATCCTGGCGATCAACAGCAGCAGCCTGAAGGGGAAGCCGCTGAGCGAAGCCATCAGTCTGCTGCAGCAGGCGGGAGAGACGGTCACTCTGAAGATCAAGAAGCAAGGAGAGC TGTCGAGCCCAAAGACCTGTGTGATTGGTCCTGGCCTGGGGGTGGGGCTTAACCTGGATGGCCAGGATGGGGAGGAGGAGCCTGTCATCACTGTGGTGCCtccgaccaatcagagagcattCAGCACGCTGCCGTCAGTGGACAGCGCTGTGGACTCCTGGGACGGGTCCAACATGGACAGCAGCTTCTCCACCACAG CTCCGCCTTTTCAGTCGTACAGCTTCCATGAGTGGCGCGGCGTCAAGACGACCAACAGCCAATCGTCCGCCAGGCAGAGAGCCAATCCGCTGTCGGATCTGGGACTGAGCGACGACGACTGGGACCGCCCGCCGCTCGGAGG CGGCTCTAATCTGCCCAGCGGAAAAATCACTGACAGCAG GTTCTCCGTGGGTCACGACGGAACCGAACCCGACCAGGAGGAGAACTTCTGGTCTCAGGCGCTGGAGGACTTGGAGACGTGTGGTCAGAGCGGCATCTTACGAGAACTGGAG GATTCTGGAAACGAGACGGGCCTCCTCACTCTG GCAACCATCATGTCCGGCTCCACGCTCAGCCTGAACCATGACCCCACGCCGCTGCGCAGCACGCTGGGTCGCCAGTCCAGCTTCCAGGAGCGAAACAGCTCCAAACCGCAG GTGAACCCGCGATCCAACACCTTGCCCTCTGACCCCCAACGCAGAGCCTTTGCGATGAAAAAGATGAGGCAAGAAGTGAACGACATCCTAAACCAGAACCCTGTGGAACTCCATAAG CTCACCTTGGATAAAACCTCAGACCTGGAGGATTTCGGATTCAGTGTTTCCGACGGACTGTTGGATCGTGGCGTTTATGTAAATAACATCCGACCAGGTGGGCCGGCCGAACGGGGCGGCCTCCGTGCCTATGACCGAATACTACAG ATTAACCACGTCCGGACCAGGGACTTCGACTGCTGCCTCGTCGTTCCTCTCATCGCAGAGTCTCCAAACCGGCTGGAACTGGTCATCAGCCGAaacccctcctcttcctctagCGCCGCCCCGCTGGCCAACCACAACGACGTGGCCAACAACAGGCACTCCCCTCAGCCAATCAGCGCTGAGCTGGGCCCGACAGAGATCTCTGTGGAACAGGTGGAAGACTGCGGTCCGATCAAGTGGAACCAACCGGGAGACGTGTTGGGGGTGGGGCAGGTCACCAACAGCTCCTTATAG
- the grip1 gene encoding glutamate receptor-interacting protein 1 isoform X4 produces MIAVSFKCRCQILRRVNKDEGPYTKHSAGSRPPDGALAIRRQSIPDEFRGCTVVELMKKEGTTLGLTVSGGIDKDGKPRVSNLRQGGIAARSDQLNVGDYIRSVNGINLAKFRHDEIISLLKNVGERVVLEVEYELPPVSVQGSGVIFKNVEVTLHKEGNSFGFVIRGGTHEDRNKTRPIVITTIRPGGPAEREGTIKPGDRLLSIDGIRLHGSTLSEAMSILKQCGQEATLLIEYDVSVMDSVATASGPLLVEVAKAAGSSLGVALSTSMFCSKQVIIIDKVKPASIADRCGALHAGDHILSVDGKSMEFCSLAEATQLLSASCQTVRMEILPQHQARPALNAPQHVKVQRSPRPLPWETGGSAPILPPYHYNTYHPDQSGVRSHNRHANNPPLSHSFSPGSMSAYSLSSLNMSTLPRNMYPTSPRSTMMRRKAKKKDFKSSLSLASSTVGLAGQVVHTETTEVTLLGDGIMGFGLQLQGGVFATETLSSPPLIAYIDPDSPAERCGILQIGDRILSINGVPTEDSTLEETNQLLRDSSITAQLTLEIEFDVAESVIPSSGTFHVKLPKKPGVELGITISSPSNRKPGDPLIISDIKKGSVAHRTGTLELGDKLLAIDNIRVENCSMEEAVQILQQCEELVKLKIRKDEDNSDEQEVSGSIIYTVELQRYGGPLGITISGTEEPFDPIIISSLSKGGLAERTGAIHVGDRILAINSSSLKGKPLSEAISLLQQAGETVTLKIKKQGELSSPKTCVIGPGLGVGLNLDGQDGEEEPVITVVPPTNQRAFSTLPSVDSAVDSWDGSNMDSSFSTTAPPFQSYSFHEWRGVKTTNSQSSARQRANPLSDLGLSDDDWDRPPLGGGSNLPSGKITDSRFSVGHDGTEPDQEENFWSQALEDLETCGQSGILRELEDSGNETGLLTLATIMSGSTLSLNHDPTPLRSTLGRQSSFQERNSSKPQVNPRSNTLPSDPQRRAFAMKKMRQEVNDILNQNPVELHKLTLDKTSDLEDFGFSVSDGLLDRGVYVNNIRPGGPAERGGLRAYDRILQINHVRTRDFDCCLVVPLIAESPNRLELVISRNPSSSSSAAPLANHNDVANNRHSPQPISAELGPTEISVEQVEDCGPIKWNQPGDVLGVGQVTNSSL; encoded by the exons gaGCGACCAGCTGAATGTGGGCGACTACATCCGCTCGGTCAACGGCATCAACCTGGCCAAGTTCAGACACGACGAGATCATCAGCCTGCTGAAGAACGTCGGGGAGCGCGTGGTGCTGGAGGTCGAGTACGAGCTGCCGCCCGTCT ccgtgcaggggtcaggggtcatttttaaaaatgtggaagtGACGCTTCACAAAGAAGGGAACAGCTTCGGCTTCGTCATCAGAG GAGGAACGCATGAGGACAGGAATAAGACCCGCCCCATCGTCATAACAACCATTCGGCCGGGCGGACCCGCCGAAAG AGAAGGAACGATCAAGCCGGGCGATCGGTTGCTAAGCATCGATGGGATTCGTCTCCATGGCAGCACGCTGTCGGAGGCCATGAGCATCCTGAAGCAGTGCGGCCAGGAGGCCACGCTACTGATCGAGTACGACGTGTCGGTGATGG ACTCAGTTGCCACGGCGTCGGGGCCCCTGCTGGTTGAGGTTGCCAAGGCGGCGGGATCCAGCCTGGGCGTGGCTCTGTCCACCTCCATGTTCTGCAGCAAGCAGGTCATCATCATCGACAAAGTCAAACCAGCCAGCATAGCAGACAG GTGTGGCGCGCTTCATGCCGGGGATCACATCCTGTCTGTCGACGGGAAGTCGATGGAGTTCTGTTCTCTGGCTGAAGCCACTCAGCTTCTCTCTGCTTCCTGTCAAACCGTCCGCATGGAGATTCTGCCACAACACCAGGCCCGACCGGCCCTGAACGCACCGCAGCACG TCAAGGTGCAGCGTAGTCCCCGCCCCCTTCCCTGGGAAACTGGAGGCTCCGCCCCCATCCTCCCTCCCTACCACTACAACACCTACCACCCCGACCAATCAGGCGTCAGATCCCACAACCGCCATGCAAACAACCCTC ctctgagccACTCGTTCTCTCCCGGCTCCATGTCGGCCTACAGCCTGTCGTCCCTCAACATGAGCACTCTGCCCAGGAACATGTATCCCACGAGTCCGCGCAGCACCATGATGAGGAGGAAGGCCAAGAAGAAGGACTTCAAAAGCTCCT TGTCTCTGGCCTCCAGCACGGTCGGCCTCGCCGGTCAGGTGGTCCACACGGAAACCACAGAGGTCACGTTGCTAGGCGACGGCATCATGGGGTTTGGCCTGCAGCTCCAAGGCGGAGTCTTTGCGACAGAGACGCTGTCGTCCCCGCCGCTCATCGCCTACATTGACCCAGACAGCCCTGCAGAGAG gTGTGGCATCCTGCAGATCGGTGACAGGATCCTGTCGATTAACGGCGTCCCGACCGAAGACTCGACCTTGGAGGAAACCAACCAGCTGCTCAGAGACTCGTCCATCACGGCGCAGCTCACGCTGGAGATCGAGTTTGACGTGGCAG AGTCCGTCATTCCCAGTTCGGGGACGTTCCATGTGAAACTCCCAAAAAAACCAGGAGTGGAGCTGGGAATCACCATCAGCT CTCCGTCCAACAGGAAACCAGGCGACCCTCTGATCATCTCCGACATCAAGAAAGGCAGCGTCGCTCACAG GACGGGAACCTTGGAGCTGGGAGACAAGCTGCTGGCCATCGATAACATCCGGGTGGAGAACTGCTCCATGGAGGAGGCCGTGCAGATCCTCCAGCAGTGCGAGGAACTCGTCAAACTCAAGATCCGCAAAGACGAAGACAACTCTG ATGAGCAGGAAGTGTCCGGCAGTATCATCTACACAGTGGAACTGCAGAGGTACGGTGGCCCGTTAGGAATCACCATCTCAGGCACCGAGGAGCCCTTTGACCCCATCATCATCTCCTCGCTGAGCAAAGGAGGGCTGGCTGAGAG GACGGGGGCGATCCACGTGGGCGACCGCATCCTGGCGATCAACAGCAGCAGCCTGAAGGGGAAGCCGCTGAGCGAAGCCATCAGTCTGCTGCAGCAGGCGGGAGAGACGGTCACTCTGAAGATCAAGAAGCAAGGAGAGC TGTCGAGCCCAAAGACCTGTGTGATTGGTCCTGGCCTGGGGGTGGGGCTTAACCTGGATGGCCAGGATGGGGAGGAGGAGCCTGTCATCACTGTGGTGCCtccgaccaatcagagagcattCAGCACGCTGCCGTCAGTGGACAGCGCTGTGGACTCCTGGGACGGGTCCAACATGGACAGCAGCTTCTCCACCACAG CTCCGCCTTTTCAGTCGTACAGCTTCCATGAGTGGCGCGGCGTCAAGACGACCAACAGCCAATCGTCCGCCAGGCAGAGAGCCAATCCGCTGTCGGATCTGGGACTGAGCGACGACGACTGGGACCGCCCGCCGCTCGGAGG CGGCTCTAATCTGCCCAGCGGAAAAATCACTGACAGCAG GTTCTCCGTGGGTCACGACGGAACCGAACCCGACCAGGAGGAGAACTTCTGGTCTCAGGCGCTGGAGGACTTGGAGACGTGTGGTCAGAGCGGCATCTTACGAGAACTGGAG GATTCTGGAAACGAGACGGGCCTCCTCACTCTG GCAACCATCATGTCCGGCTCCACGCTCAGCCTGAACCATGACCCCACGCCGCTGCGCAGCACGCTGGGTCGCCAGTCCAGCTTCCAGGAGCGAAACAGCTCCAAACCGCAG GTGAACCCGCGATCCAACACCTTGCCCTCTGACCCCCAACGCAGAGCCTTTGCGATGAAAAAGATGAGGCAAGAAGTGAACGACATCCTAAACCAGAACCCTGTGGAACTCCATAAG CTCACCTTGGATAAAACCTCAGACCTGGAGGATTTCGGATTCAGTGTTTCCGACGGACTGTTGGATCGTGGCGTTTATGTAAATAACATCCGACCAGGTGGGCCGGCCGAACGGGGCGGCCTCCGTGCCTATGACCGAATACTACAG ATTAACCACGTCCGGACCAGGGACTTCGACTGCTGCCTCGTCGTTCCTCTCATCGCAGAGTCTCCAAACCGGCTGGAACTGGTCATCAGCCGAaacccctcctcttcctctagCGCCGCCCCGCTGGCCAACCACAACGACGTGGCCAACAACAGGCACTCCCCTCAGCCAATCAGCGCTGAGCTGGGCCCGACAGAGATCTCTGTGGAACAGGTGGAAGACTGCGGTCCGATCAAGTGGAACCAACCGGGAGACGTGTTGGGGGTGGGGCAGGTCACCAACAGCTCCTTATAG